From a single Piliocolobus tephrosceles isolate RC106 chromosome 21, ASM277652v3, whole genome shotgun sequence genomic region:
- the ZBTB45 gene encoding zinc finger and BTB domain-containing protein 45: MAAAEAVHHIHLQNFSRSLLETLNGQRLGGHFCDVTVRIREASLRAHRCVLAAGSPFFQDKLLLGHSEIRVPPVVPAQTVRQLVEFLYSGSLVVAQGEALQVLTAASVLRIQTVIDECTQIIARARAPGTSAPTPLPTPVPPPLAPAQLRHRLRHLLAARPPGHPGAAHSRKQRQPARLQLPAPPTPAKAEGPDADPSLSAAPDDRGDEDDEETDDETDGEDGEGGGPGEGQAPPSFPDCAAGFLTAAADSACEEPPAPTGLADYSGAGRDFLRGAGAAEDVFPDSYVSTWHDEDGAVPEGCPTETPVQPDCILAGPRPPGVKTPGPPVALFPFHLGAPGPPAPPPSAPSGPAPAPPPAFYPTLQPEAAPSTQLGEAPAPSAAPTTAPSGTPARTPGAEPPTYECSHCRKTFSSRKNYTKHMFIHSGEKPHQCAVCWRSFSLRDYLLKHMVTHTGVRAFQCAVCAKRFTQKSSLNVHMRTHRPERAPCPACGKVFSHRALLERHLAAHPAP, translated from the exons ATGGCGGCTGCAGAGGCTGTGCACCACATACACCTGCAGAACTTCTCACGTTCTCTGCTTGAGACCCTCAATGGGCAGAGGCTTGGGGGGCACTTCTGCGACGTGACTGTGCGCATTCGTGAAGCTTCGCTGCGAGCCCACCGCTGCGTGCTGGCGGCCGGCTCGCCCTTCTTCCAAGACAAGCTGCTGCTCGGCCACTCTGAGATCCGTGTGCCTCCGGTGGTGCCCGCACAGACGGTGCGACAGCTGGTCGAGTTCCTGTACAGCGGTTCGCTTGTTGTGGCACAGGGCGAAGCCCTGCAGGTGCTCACGGCCGCGTCGGTGCTTCGCATACAGACAGTTATCGACGAATGCACGCAGATTATCGCCCGCGCACGAGCCCCGGGCACCTCTGCGCCTACGCCCCTGCCCACCCCTGTGCCCCCGCCACTCGCGCCTGCGCAGCTGCGTCACCGCCTGCGCCACCTGCTGGCTGCGCGCCCCCCGGGGCACCCTGGTGCTGCGCACAGCCGTAAGCAGCGCCAGCCCGCGCGTTTGCAGCTGCCTGCGCCCCCAACACCTGCCAAGGCCGAGGGGCCTGATGCTGACCCCTCACTGTCCGCGGCCCCTGACGACCGCGGTGATGAGGATGACGAGGAAACTGACGATGAGACTGATGGCGAGGACGGCGAAGGTGGCGGCCCGGGCGAGGGACAGGCACCTCCTTCCTTCCCAGACTGTGCTGCCGGCTTCCTCACTGCTGCTGCTGACAGCGCCTGCGAGGAGCCCCCTGCACCCACTGGCCTCGCTGACTACAGTGGTGCCGGGCGGGATTTTCTTCGGGGAGCTGGGGCAGCTGAGGACGTATTTCCAGACAGCTATGTATCCACTTGGCACGACGAGGATGGCGCTGTCCCCGAAGGCTGTCCCACTGAGACCCCTGTCCAGCCCGACTGCATACTGGCTGGACCCCGCCCGCCTGGTGTGAAGACCCCAGGGCCACCCGTCGCActcttcccctttcacttgggTGCCCCCGGGCCACCTGCACCACCCCCTTCAGCACCATCGGGGCCAGCCCCTGCCCCCCCACCCGCCTTCTACCCCACACTCCAGCCCGAGGCAGCCCCCAGCACTCAGCTGGGGGAGGCCCCGGCTCCCTCTGCTGCTCCCACCACGGCCCCCTCAGGCACCCCTGCTCGCACCCCAGGTGCTGAGCCACCTACCTATGAGTGCAGCCACTGTCGCAAGACCTTCAGCTCCCGGAAAAACTACACCAAGCACATGTTCATCCACTCGG GGGAGAAGCCGCACCAGTGCGCCGTGTGCTGGCGATCCTTCTCGCTGCGCGACTACCTGCTCAAGCACATGGTCACGCACACAGGCGTGCGCGCCTTCCAGTGCGCCGTCTGCGCCAAGCGCTTCACGCAGAAGAGCTCGCTCAACGTGCACATGCGCACTCACCGGCCCGAGCGCGCGCCCTGCCCCGCCTGCGGCAAGGTCTTCTCGCACCGCGCGCTGCTGGAGCGCCACCTGGCCGCGCACCCTGCGCCCTGA